In the Nitrosarchaeum sp. genome, one interval contains:
- a CDS encoding transcription initiation factor IIB produces MVLQSVNADNCPRCAKNALLTDDVTGERFCGKCGYVISEKSQESGPEWRSFTQDEHGNKARAGAPTSLTMHDMGLSTIINPMNKDASGKPLTASMKSTIERLRTWDSRSQVHESVDRNLRQALSELNRLKDKLALSDAVIEKAAYIYRKAIEKKLVRGRSISAMIASALYAACRDTETPRTLNDVGEAANLKKKDIARCYRLLHRELDLKMPVVDPIQCVARIASRIGITEKTKRYAAKVLKISQEHEESAGKDPMGLAAAALYLACVKNGEDITQRDIAEAASVTEVTIRNRYKGLKLDQNMDL; encoded by the coding sequence ATGGTTTTACAGTCTGTTAATGCTGATAATTGTCCGCGATGCGCAAAAAACGCATTACTAACTGATGATGTAACTGGAGAAAGATTTTGTGGAAAATGTGGCTATGTTATTTCTGAAAAATCTCAAGAATCAGGACCTGAATGGAGATCATTTACACAAGATGAACATGGAAACAAAGCTCGAGCCGGTGCTCCGACATCCCTTACTATGCACGATATGGGATTATCCACAATCATCAATCCTATGAATAAAGATGCATCTGGTAAACCACTAACAGCATCAATGAAAAGTACAATTGAGCGATTAAGAACATGGGATAGTCGAAGTCAAGTTCATGAATCAGTAGATAGAAATCTCAGACAAGCATTAAGCGAACTAAACAGATTAAAAGATAAACTTGCACTCTCTGATGCTGTAATTGAAAAGGCAGCTTACATTTACCGAAAAGCAATTGAAAAAAAATTAGTACGTGGAAGATCAATATCTGCAATGATTGCATCTGCACTTTATGCTGCATGTAGAGACACTGAAACACCACGAACATTAAATGACGTTGGCGAAGCTGCCAACCTAAAGAAAAAAGACATTGCAAGATGTTATCGATTATTGCATCGAGAACTAGATCTCAAGATGCCAGTAGTTGACCCAATCCAATGTGTTGCAAGAATTGCAAGTAGAATTGGAATTACTGAAAAAACAAAACGTTATGCTGCTAAAGTTCTCAAAATATCTCAAGAACATGAGGAATCTGCAGGAAAAGATCCAATGGGACTTGCTGCAGCTGCACTGTATTTGGCATGTGTCAAAAATGGCGAAGACATAACTCAACGTGATATCGCAGAAGCTGCTAGTGTGACTGAAGTAACTATAAGAAATAGATACAAAGGTTTGAAATTAGATCAAAATATGGATCTATAA
- a CDS encoding tetratricopeptide repeat protein, with the protein MEIKELVLKGQVSLNSGNFEESLGYFEQALLLNQDDPDLWNFKAVALRSLGRYEEALECFNKSLELDPRDKHAS; encoded by the coding sequence TTGGAAATCAAGGAACTTGTTTTAAAAGGTCAGGTCTCTTTGAACTCTGGAAATTTTGAAGAGTCTTTGGGTTATTTTGAACAAGCATTGCTTTTGAATCAAGATGATCCTGACTTGTGGAATTTTAAGGCTGTAGCCTTACGCAGTTTAGGTCGCTACGAAGAAGCACTGGAATGCTTTAACAAATCCCTGGAACTTGATCCTAGAGATAAGCACGCATCATGA
- a CDS encoding DnaJ domain-containing protein — MIQNVSAQIDDTEKKLQMELDVTDEQKIILFSGFAIAVIGLFIYLARDIILRKKTTYDDKEFDSKNDKTYEKYHSDWSDDYEEIGTRKNSKEDKEFRRLLQDPSLPDYYKILDVSHNATLEEIKKQYRIMAKKIHPDKNKEEKSDEAMVQINKAYEILSNEELRKKYDKHLNKD; from the coding sequence ATGATTCAAAATGTATCTGCGCAGATAGACGATACGGAGAAAAAATTGCAAATGGAATTAGATGTCACAGATGAGCAAAAAATTATTTTATTTTCAGGCTTTGCAATAGCAGTAATTGGGCTTTTCATATATCTTGCAAGAGACATAATCTTAAGGAAAAAAACTACATATGACGACAAAGAATTTGATTCAAAGAACGATAAAACATACGAGAAATATCACTCTGACTGGTCTGATGATTATGAAGAGATAGGAACCAGAAAAAATTCAAAAGAAGACAAAGAATTTAGAAGATTATTGCAAGATCCGTCATTACCGGATTATTATAAAATTTTAGATGTTTCACATAATGCAACACTTGAAGAGATAAAAAAACAATACAGAATAATGGCAAAAAAGATACATCCAGACAAAAACAAAGAAGAAAAATCAGATGAAGCGATGGTTCAAATCAATAAGGCATACGAGATATTATCAAACGAAGAATTACGAAAAAAATATGACAAACATCTAAACAAAGATTAA
- a CDS encoding DUF2061 domain-containing protein, which translates to MDSKKRTLAKTAVYRGSITVLLFTLLWISTNNIYETSVITIIFNVLATIIYYFHERMWGKIKWGNVEHSKLLNQNNNLQ; encoded by the coding sequence ATGGACAGTAAAAAAAGAACTCTGGCAAAAACTGCTGTCTATAGAGGCTCAATTACAGTATTATTGTTTACTTTACTTTGGATATCAACTAATAACATCTATGAAACATCAGTCATAACAATAATCTTTAACGTTTTAGCTACTATAATCTATTATTTTCATGAAAGAATGTGGGGCAAAATAAAATGGGGAAATGTAGAACACAGCAAATTGTTAAATCAAAATAATAATCTCCAATAG
- a CDS encoding MqnA/MqnD/SBP family protein produces MEISVGHTPDSDDAFMFYGMFTGKVASSDFTVKHVIEDIEKLNRKATNPELDVTAVSVHACAYIPGYTILRSGGSFGIGYGPIVTAKKQMALDEIKKCKIAIPGKMTSAFLLLQLMIGKFDYVEMNFSDIPEAVRDGKVDAGLVIHETQLSYQQEGNIKIVDVGEWWDKETDGLPVPLGINVMKTSLGMDTIHKFDKYLQESIQYGLDNLDAALDYAMQYSRGKPKDLIEKFVKMYVNKVTVNMGDSGEKSIRRLFEMAKQKNLVPEFGLSIAIK; encoded by the coding sequence GTGGAAATTTCTGTAGGACACACTCCAGATTCAGATGATGCATTCATGTTTTATGGAATGTTTACAGGCAAAGTTGCATCATCAGACTTTACAGTAAAACATGTCATTGAAGATATTGAAAAATTAAACAGAAAAGCCACCAATCCAGAGCTTGACGTAACTGCAGTATCTGTTCATGCATGTGCATACATTCCAGGATATACTATTTTGAGAAGTGGTGGAAGTTTTGGAATAGGATATGGTCCAATAGTTACAGCAAAAAAACAAATGGCATTAGATGAAATTAAAAAATGCAAAATTGCAATACCCGGAAAAATGACATCAGCATTTTTATTACTTCAACTGATGATAGGCAAGTTTGATTATGTTGAAATGAACTTTAGCGACATTCCAGAGGCCGTAAGAGATGGAAAAGTAGATGCTGGCCTAGTAATTCACGAGACCCAATTATCATACCAACAAGAAGGAAATATCAAAATCGTAGACGTTGGAGAGTGGTGGGATAAAGAAACTGACGGATTGCCAGTTCCATTAGGAATTAACGTTATGAAGACAAGCTTGGGAATGGACACTATTCACAAATTTGACAAATATTTGCAAGAATCAATTCAATACGGACTAGATAATCTTGATGCAGCGTTAGATTACGCAATGCAGTACAGCAGAGGAAAACCAAAAGATCTAATTGAAAAATTTGTAAAAATGTACGTAAACAAAGTTACCGTAAATATGGGAGACAGCGGAGAAAAGTCAATTAGAAGACTCTTTGAGATGGCAAAACAAAAAAACTTAGTGCCAGAGTTTGGACTCAGCATAGCCATCAAGTAA
- a CDS encoding MTH1187 family thiamine-binding protein has protein sequence MIHAEISVYPIGTSETSVSFYIAKGIEAIQNIKEIKYEINPMGTVLESESIDKIYEVSKTIMEVVHNLGVNRVEIILKIDSRKDKQVKMGDKVESIKKHFR, from the coding sequence TTGATTCATGCAGAGATTAGCGTTTATCCAATTGGAACAAGTGAGACCAGTGTAAGTTTCTACATCGCTAAAGGAATAGAAGCAATCCAGAACATAAAGGAAATAAAATATGAAATTAATCCCATGGGAACTGTTTTAGAATCAGAAAGTATCGATAAGATTTACGAAGTAAGTAAAACAATCATGGAAGTGGTCCACAATCTAGGAGTAAATAGAGTAGAGATTATTTTAAAGATCGATTCAAGAAAAGACAAACAAGTAAAAATGGGAGACAAAGTTGAATCGATAAAAAAACACTTTAGATAA
- a CDS encoding radical SAM protein, producing MLDQLISESEALDKAISGEELTYDDGIELMNYDNLHVLGAVADIARKKLVGDTVTFAASYYMNYTNVCAASCQMCAFYRKDGADDAYTLTPEQIEQRVGIAKSMGATEVHIVGGFHPTLPLEYYEDMMRVIKKNHPQLNIKALTAAEIFFLSKLTKNSVKEVLSRLKSAGLDSMPGGGAELFHPEIRGKIVRGKCTGQEFLDTIEQAHNLGIKSNVTMLYGHIEKPSHIIDHLIKIRELQKKTNGFITLIPLKFSLDNTELEQQHLVNHECSSVYDLRIIALSRLMLANVLNNISVYWVAYGKKLAQVALSNGGNDLVGTAFSEEIYRAAGKPTTSSVEELATTVKEIGRNPAQRDSFFNVIRKF from the coding sequence GTGTTAGACCAACTCATATCTGAATCAGAGGCTTTGGATAAAGCAATTTCTGGCGAAGAGCTAACATATGATGATGGTATTGAATTGATGAATTATGATAATTTACACGTATTAGGTGCAGTTGCAGATATTGCAAGAAAAAAATTAGTTGGCGATACCGTGACATTTGCGGCATCATATTACATGAATTACACCAATGTCTGCGCAGCTAGCTGTCAAATGTGTGCATTTTATAGAAAAGATGGAGCAGACGACGCATACACCCTCACCCCAGAGCAAATAGAGCAACGTGTTGGAATTGCCAAATCAATGGGTGCAACCGAAGTTCACATCGTAGGTGGATTTCATCCGACACTTCCTTTAGAGTATTATGAAGACATGATGAGAGTTATCAAGAAAAATCATCCTCAATTAAACATCAAAGCACTTACTGCTGCTGAAATTTTCTTTTTGTCTAAACTTACAAAAAATTCTGTAAAGGAGGTACTTTCCCGTCTTAAATCCGCGGGTCTTGATTCTATGCCCGGAGGAGGTGCAGAGTTATTCCATCCTGAAATTAGGGGAAAGATTGTTCGAGGTAAATGCACTGGGCAAGAATTTTTAGATACTATAGAGCAGGCCCATAATCTTGGAATCAAAAGTAATGTAACTATGCTTTACGGTCATATTGAAAAGCCATCCCATATCATTGATCACCTGATAAAAATTCGTGAATTACAAAAAAAGACAAATGGATTCATCACTTTGATTCCATTAAAATTCAGTTTAGATAATACTGAACTTGAGCAGCAGCATCTTGTTAATCATGAATGCTCTTCTGTCTATGATTTGAGAATTATTGCATTGTCTAGATTGATGCTTGCAAATGTTTTGAACAACATCTCGGTATACTGGGTAGCATATGGCAAAAAACTTGCACAAGTTGCACTGTCTAATGGTGGAAATGATTTAGTAGGAACTGCATTCTCTGAGGAGATTTATCGTGCAGCTGGAAAACCTACAACATCATCTGTTGAAGAGCTAGCTACGACTGTAAAAGAGATTGGACGAAATCCTGCACAACGTGACAGCTTTTTTAATGTTATAAGAAAATTCTAA
- a CDS encoding pyridoxal phosphate-dependent aminotransferase translates to MRFVVDQQVEDIELPENLKLNTFLQEFHSACPHSECSFGFYGFAFGQSPFPVPKIMQDALIKNAGKGTYAAVQGIPELREAIAKYNKHYFSMDIDPKRIYVGPGTKELIFNLLEILHGTVILPTPAWLGYLPQIRLLKKNFHMLPTQANQKISPSDLRKLALRLHDRQKVLILNNPNNPTGLLYNRLELEEIADVCREQSIAIISDEIYAQTTYDFTKFVSMGKIYPEGTFVTNGLSKSHAAGGYRLGYVIFPQHALDLKTQFKKILATEYTAVSTPIQYAAVKGFEISDEINEYFEITRNIHKIMGEYVYNELSKIEGVKITKPEATFYLLADFNHYAPELQAMKINTSQKLSETLIVHPYHTAIVGGDSLVLERTDYSARIAYVDYDGAKVYENYQKQKPKTYAEKLEFARTNAPRIVAGLKMIEKFFEKLKKDVADNLNSKRDSLNVPN, encoded by the coding sequence ATGAGATTTGTTGTAGACCAGCAAGTTGAAGATATTGAATTACCTGAAAATCTAAAATTAAACACATTTTTACAGGAATTTCATTCGGCATGTCCTCATTCAGAATGTAGTTTTGGATTTTACGGATTTGCGTTTGGGCAGTCCCCATTTCCCGTACCAAAAATTATGCAAGATGCATTGATAAAAAATGCAGGTAAAGGAACATACGCTGCGGTTCAAGGAATTCCGGAATTAAGAGAAGCAATTGCGAAATACAACAAGCATTACTTTTCAATGGATATTGATCCAAAGAGGATCTATGTAGGACCAGGAACGAAAGAGCTGATATTCAATTTACTTGAAATTTTACATGGAACTGTAATTTTGCCAACACCAGCTTGGCTTGGGTATTTACCTCAAATTAGATTGTTAAAGAAAAATTTCCACATGCTGCCAACACAAGCAAATCAAAAAATTTCACCAAGTGATCTTAGAAAACTTGCGCTAAGACTACATGATAGACAAAAGGTTCTGATACTAAACAATCCAAACAATCCAACAGGATTACTATACAACAGATTGGAGCTAGAAGAGATTGCAGATGTATGTAGGGAGCAATCAATAGCAATTATCTCTGATGAAATTTATGCACAAACAACTTATGACTTTACCAAATTTGTCAGCATGGGAAAAATTTATCCTGAAGGCACATTTGTTACAAACGGATTATCAAAATCGCATGCAGCTGGAGGATACAGACTAGGTTATGTAATATTTCCACAACATGCATTAGATCTTAAAACACAATTTAAAAAAATACTCGCTACAGAGTATACAGCAGTATCAACCCCAATTCAATATGCCGCAGTTAAAGGGTTTGAAATTAGTGATGAGATTAACGAATATTTTGAAATTACAAGAAATATTCACAAAATTATGGGAGAGTATGTGTATAATGAATTATCTAAAATAGAGGGAGTAAAGATCACAAAACCTGAAGCGACGTTTTATCTTTTGGCAGATTTTAATCACTATGCACCAGAATTACAAGCAATGAAGATCAATACATCACAAAAACTATCAGAGACATTGATTGTTCATCCATATCACACAGCAATTGTGGGTGGGGACAGTCTCGTATTAGAAAGAACAGATTATAGCGCAAGGATAGCATATGTGGACTATGATGGTGCAAAAGTTTATGAAAATTATCAAAAACAAAAACCAAAAACATATGCTGAAAAATTAGAGTTTGCAAGAACTAACGCCCCAAGAATTGTAGCAGGATTAAAAATGATTGAGAAATTCTTTGAAAAACTCAAAAAGGATGTAGCAGATAATCTTAATTCAAAAAGAGATAGTCTCAATGTTCCAAATTAA
- a CDS encoding potassium transporter TrkG gives MSTNPERSISYVLTKYVTAYMNKDVLMLNQNTHTREAARLLQHHERDDIIVIDDNNKPIGIVTDEDIINKVGDTSVNAEFTFLKEIMATPLITINEKSTLQDALHKMRDHDIRKLPIVTKKNEVIGIIYQGTIANVIRDATATAPRLFSPPVKAILGNLGFVLQFAGVLLIVPAILSTILGETVTATGIYLTTVLLLVVGFFLNSYGEKASLNLHQASILVVSSLLVLTLFGTIPYLYIIPHEGSSYEVFASAFFSSAAGFTTGGISLFDYPEDLPQSFTFYRSFTQLVGGMSFIYLIITAFYPESKLQSMRGFISGKTLHMRELFATITIIFILYIFIVVILLYLFGERNIIDNFSLAMSTIATGGFVPNSTILDNLTWQEKLTLIGGMILGALPFTFHYALVKKKFLAPKLGKEVLVYFTILGSAILLFIGLSGLDPLTGIFYTVSASTTAGFQMDDLSTFNVPAHVILIILMLIGGCGFSTAGGIKIFRFMHLKDIKKLINKKLRSELTPQAKKELTSTIIIIALFPLIASMSAAYMTTTYEANFQDAFLESTGIITTGGLSTGIIDIDTDPNAKILFSFLMIFGRMEIIAIIYIFVPKLI, from the coding sequence ATGTCAACAAATCCGGAACGATCAATATCTTACGTTCTAACAAAATATGTTACCGCTTACATGAACAAGGATGTATTAATGTTAAATCAAAACACTCACACCAGAGAAGCTGCAAGATTACTACAACATCATGAAAGAGACGACATCATTGTAATTGATGATAATAACAAACCAATTGGAATCGTGACTGATGAGGACATAATTAACAAAGTAGGCGATACTTCAGTAAATGCAGAATTTACATTTTTAAAAGAAATAATGGCTACGCCCCTAATCACAATTAATGAAAAATCAACTCTTCAAGATGCATTACACAAAATGCGAGATCATGATATTAGAAAACTTCCAATTGTAACAAAGAAAAATGAAGTTATCGGGATTATCTATCAAGGAACTATTGCAAATGTAATTAGAGATGCTACCGCTACTGCGCCTAGGCTTTTCAGTCCGCCAGTAAAGGCAATTTTAGGAAATCTCGGATTTGTGTTACAATTTGCAGGGGTTTTGCTTATCGTGCCTGCAATTTTATCAACCATACTAGGAGAAACTGTAACTGCCACAGGAATTTATCTCACAACAGTCCTGTTGTTGGTAGTAGGATTCTTTCTGAACTCTTATGGTGAAAAGGCAAGTCTTAATCTTCACCAAGCATCCATTCTTGTAGTCTCAAGTCTTTTAGTATTGACATTGTTTGGAACTATACCATATCTGTACATTATTCCGCATGAAGGATCAAGTTATGAGGTATTTGCTAGCGCATTTTTTTCAAGTGCAGCAGGATTTACCACTGGAGGCATATCGCTATTTGATTATCCAGAAGATCTTCCTCAAAGTTTTACATTTTATCGAAGTTTCACACAGCTTGTAGGAGGAATGAGTTTCATCTACTTGATAATCACAGCGTTTTATCCAGAATCAAAGCTACAGTCCATGCGAGGTTTTATTTCCGGGAAGACACTGCATATGAGAGAATTATTTGCAACTATAACTATAATTTTTATTCTGTATATTTTCATTGTTGTAATTTTACTATATTTGTTTGGCGAAAGAAACATCATAGATAATTTTTCATTAGCTATGAGTACAATAGCAACGGGAGGATTCGTTCCAAATTCAACAATTCTGGATAATCTGACATGGCAAGAAAAATTAACTTTGATTGGAGGTATGATACTAGGCGCACTTCCATTTACTTTTCACTATGCATTGGTAAAAAAGAAATTCTTGGCACCAAAACTTGGAAAGGAAGTCTTAGTATATTTTACAATTTTAGGTAGTGCCATACTTTTGTTTATAGGACTTAGTGGATTGGATCCCCTGACAGGCATATTTTATACAGTGTCAGCTAGCACCACCGCAGGATTTCAGATGGATGATTTATCCACATTTAATGTGCCCGCACATGTAATTTTGATCATCTTGATGTTAATTGGAGGTTGTGGGTTTTCAACTGCTGGTGGAATCAAGATATTCAGATTCATGCACCTAAAAGACATTAAAAAATTAATAAATAAAAAATTACGTTCTGAGTTAACTCCACAAGCAAAAAAGGAGCTAACTTCAACAATAATCATAATTGCATTATTTCCATTAATTGCATCAATGAGTGCAGCATACATGACAACTACATATGAAGCGAATTTTCAAGACGCATTTTTAGAATCTACTGGAATAATTACAACTGGAGGACTATCAACTGGGATAATTGACATCGATACTGATCCTAATGCTAAAATACTTTTCTCATTTCTAATGATTTTTGGAAGAATGGAGATTATTGCCATCATCTACATATTTGTCCCAAAATTAATTTAA
- a CDS encoding CARDB domain-containing protein, which yields MIKQLSVIFSILLTCTIFVNPAFAIEPLDRVDITNPRLVNSFGSQISNQINVNQQVQISVDIKNNQEKAQEFAYIVQIKNQNNITMSINWVIGSLNPGQTFSPALSWTPKTSGEYTAEIFVWDVENIVNNDGKIAKIIKNDALAQYATLKIIS from the coding sequence ATGATAAAGCAGTTAAGTGTTATTTTTTCAATATTGTTAACATGTACAATTTTTGTCAATCCTGCATTTGCAATAGAACCATTAGACAGAGTAGATATCACAAATCCCAGACTTGTAAATTCATTTGGATCTCAAATATCAAATCAGATCAATGTCAATCAACAAGTTCAGATTTCTGTAGATATAAAAAATAATCAAGAAAAAGCTCAAGAATTTGCATACATCGTTCAGATTAAAAATCAAAATAACATAACCATGTCAATAAATTGGGTAATAGGTTCACTCAATCCAGGTCAAACATTTAGTCCAGCGTTATCATGGACGCCAAAGACATCTGGAGAATACACAGCAGAGATTTTTGTATGGGATGTAGAGAACATAGTAAACAATGATGGAAAAATTGCAAAGATAATCAAAAATGACGCACTAGCGCAATATGCAACTTTGAAAATTATTAGTTAA
- a CDS encoding HD domain-containing protein: MRNEILSLIVESGMDEDCYTEMLDYTIELFETQGLGSDYYGYHNINHELEVTHVALLSANLNNTSKRFAKDDLKYLYAAALFHDFDPQKSVDKPHEENVLRFISSDKKLRKLLDDAKLDIEIIKVLILRTTYPWSGALRENAERQIKECFKNSPLTKDNQSKQEHFMNLGWYLSVVDRISGYALGNFSKAMEMAKMNAHALAWRPSLIVRSSVAYFEELLNKETEMCRFILESLPTNMRKNFFDTVLAFMNIRQQEISIQANYTYDNLKLVPTIEKIDTRKDPEFMKMLFSIFLELPKPLQFAKDNFEESVKDQNIILNTLRLNDCHGEIVGFAKGGPLENYRLRPEIRDENYGLNNTIFLEPLALKMGYWGLKGGSEMRHMFIMQAHAKKYKYLTSFALRDVIKSRVDKESAEFVTRFDPERWDYYRIKI; encoded by the coding sequence ATGCGTAATGAGATTTTGAGCCTAATTGTAGAAAGCGGCATGGATGAAGATTGCTATACTGAGATGCTAGACTACACCATCGAGTTATTTGAGACACAAGGATTGGGAAGTGATTATTACGGATATCACAATATCAACCATGAATTAGAAGTAACCCATGTTGCCCTGTTATCTGCAAATCTAAACAACACTTCAAAAAGATTTGCCAAGGATGATTTGAAGTATCTATATGCTGCAGCTTTATTTCACGACTTTGATCCTCAAAAAAGTGTAGACAAACCACATGAAGAAAATGTTTTGAGGTTTATTTCATCAGATAAAAAATTAAGAAAATTATTAGATGATGCAAAATTAGACATTGAAATAATCAAAGTATTAATTCTTAGAACAACATATCCATGGAGCGGAGCGCTTAGAGAAAATGCAGAAAGGCAGATCAAAGAATGTTTTAAAAATTCACCATTAACAAAAGACAATCAATCAAAACAAGAGCATTTTATGAATCTAGGATGGTATCTTTCAGTAGTAGATAGAATTAGTGGTTATGCATTAGGAAATTTTTCAAAAGCTATGGAGATGGCAAAAATGAATGCACATGCTTTAGCATGGAGACCATCACTCATTGTAAGAAGTTCGGTAGCTTATTTTGAAGAATTATTAAATAAAGAAACTGAAATGTGCAGATTCATTTTAGAGTCATTACCAACTAATATGAGAAAGAATTTTTTTGATACAGTATTAGCATTTATGAATATTAGACAACAAGAGATTTCAATACAAGCAAATTATACTTATGATAATCTAAAATTAGTTCCAACAATTGAAAAGATAGACACTAGAAAAGATCCCGAGTTTATGAAGATGTTATTTTCAATATTTTTAGAACTACCAAAACCATTACAATTTGCAAAAGACAATTTTGAAGAATCAGTAAAAGATCAGAACATAATTCTCAACACTTTAAGATTAAATGATTGTCATGGAGAAATAGTAGGATTTGCAAAAGGAGGACCTTTGGAAAATTACAGATTAAGACCGGAGATAAGAGACGAGAATTACGGATTAAACAATACAATATTCTTAGAACCTTTGGCATTAAAAATGGGATACTGGGGGCTAAAAGGAGGAAGTGAAATGCGCCACATGTTCATCATGCAGGCTCATGCTAAAAAATACAAATATCTTACCAGTTTTGCCTTAAGAGACGTAATAAAATCAAGGGTCGATAAAGAGAGTGCCGAATTTGTCACAAGATTTGATCCAGAGAGATGGGATTATTATAGAATCAAGATTTAA
- a CDS encoding tetratricopeptide repeat protein — protein MSKELDKIMSQAYEYCEDGNFFEALKLYDLVLKQDPTNINIIIDKGVTLQNLGKIKQAIKYYDKALSIDPKNIDALVNKGASLHTIGNYSDAILCYDSALKIDKKCAMALAYKGLSLGELGNLPDALKHFKKALSIDHDYDLANISKEMVQELLKSIKQQKAKTR, from the coding sequence ATGAGTAAAGAATTGGATAAAATAATGTCCCAAGCTTATGAGTATTGTGAGGATGGTAATTTTTTCGAAGCTCTAAAACTATATGATTTAGTATTAAAACAAGATCCAACAAACATCAATATCATAATTGACAAGGGTGTAACACTGCAAAATTTGGGCAAAATAAAGCAGGCCATAAAATACTATGACAAGGCATTATCAATTGATCCAAAAAATATCGACGCATTGGTAAACAAGGGAGCCTCATTACATACAATTGGAAATTATTCAGATGCAATTCTCTGTTATGACTCTGCCCTTAAAATTGATAAAAAATGTGCTATGGCTTTAGCATACAAAGGACTGTCATTAGGAGAATTGGGAAATCTACCTGATGCACTAAAGCATTTCAAGAAAGCCCTTTCTATTGATCATGATTATGATCTTGCAAATATCAGCAAAGAAATGGTACAAGAATTACTCAAATCAATCAAACAACAAAAAGCTAAAACACGGTGA
- a CDS encoding Lrp/AsnC family transcriptional regulator: MNLDKNDERILKNLLVDARLSARQLGLKLGMSTVTILSRIKKLEKEKVIKGYTALIDHEKLGYTLTAVIEIIAKKDKIIDIETELAKIENVCGVYDITGNTDTLVIAKFKSRNELSEFVKGLASIQNIENTITHVVLNTAKEDFRLA; the protein is encoded by the coding sequence TTGAATTTAGATAAAAACGATGAGAGAATTCTTAAAAATTTATTGGTAGATGCAAGATTATCTGCAAGACAACTGGGGTTAAAACTTGGAATGTCCACTGTTACTATATTATCAAGAATTAAAAAACTGGAAAAAGAAAAAGTGATCAAAGGATATACAGCATTAATAGACCATGAAAAATTAGGCTATACCTTAACTGCAGTAATTGAGATTATTGCAAAAAAAGATAAAATCATAGACATTGAGACGGAATTAGCAAAGATAGAAAATGTTTGTGGAGTATATGATATTACAGGAAATACAGATACTTTGGTGATTGCAAAATTCAAATCGCGCAACGAGTTAAGCGAGTTTGTAAAAGGACTAGCATCAATCCAAAATATAGAAAATACTATAACTCACGTAGTTCTAAATACTGCAAAAGAAGACTTCAGACTAGCATAA
- a CDS encoding DUF5679 domain-containing protein, with translation MTIGYCVKCRDKRDIEGAKPYTMKNGKPALKGTCPKCSTAIFRIGRG, from the coding sequence ATGACAATAGGATATTGCGTAAAGTGCCGAGATAAAAGAGACATCGAAGGCGCAAAACCATACACCATGAAAAATGGCAAACCAGCTCTAAAAGGCACCTGCCCAAAATGCAGTACAGCTATTTTTAGAATCGGTAGAGGCTAG